In Leuconostocaceae bacterium ESL0723, the following proteins share a genomic window:
- the guaA gene encoding glutamine-hydrolyzing GMP synthase, which translates to MANTVDKVLVLDYGSQYNQLITRRIREMGVFSELKSNKMTIDEIKAYQPKAIILSGGPKSVYDDDAFGIDPEVFKLGIPVLGVCYGMQLMAQGLGGQVAANAGNGEFGQTVITKVDGGSRLLADTPDQQVVLMSHADNVTVLPDGFEVAAGSEKTPIAVIANDKAGLYGVQFHAETTLSEHGKQILKNFVINIAGAQANWSMDGFIDEQIQKIRDTVGDRKVLLGLSGGVDSSVVGVLLHRAIGDQLVSIFVDHGLLRKNEAQQVMDMLGGKFGLNIIKVDAQERFLSKLAGVTDPEQKRKIIGNEFIQVFNDEATKLNGIDFLAQGTLYTDVIESGTDTAQTIKSHHNVGGLPEDMHFQLIEPLNKLFKDEVREMGEKLGMPHEMVWRQPFPGPGLGIRIMGAVTEDKLKIVRDSDWILRDEVAKAGLEDQVWQYFTVLTNVRSVGVMGDFRTYDYTVAVRAITSVDGMTADFARLPWDLLQRVSSRIVNEVDHVNRVVYDITSKPPATVEWE; encoded by the coding sequence ATGGCAAATACGGTTGATAAAGTGCTGGTCCTGGATTATGGGAGTCAGTACAACCAATTAATTACCCGTCGTATTCGTGAAATGGGTGTCTTTTCAGAATTAAAGTCTAACAAGATGACCATCGACGAAATCAAGGCCTACCAACCAAAGGCCATCATTTTGTCGGGGGGACCCAAGTCAGTTTATGACGATGATGCCTTTGGTATTGATCCCGAGGTTTTCAAACTAGGTATTCCAGTCCTTGGCGTTTGTTACGGTATGCAGTTAATGGCCCAGGGACTTGGCGGACAGGTTGCTGCTAACGCCGGTAACGGTGAGTTTGGTCAAACCGTGATTACTAAGGTTGATGGTGGTAGCCGCTTGCTGGCTGATACGCCTGACCAGCAGGTGGTCCTAATGAGCCACGCCGATAACGTGACGGTTTTGCCAGATGGCTTTGAAGTGGCCGCCGGTTCTGAAAAAACACCGATTGCCGTAATCGCTAATGACAAGGCTGGGCTTTATGGGGTGCAGTTTCACGCCGAAACAACCTTGTCTGAGCACGGTAAGCAGATTCTAAAGAATTTCGTGATTAATATTGCTGGTGCCCAGGCCAACTGGAGCATGGACGGCTTTATTGACGAACAAATTCAAAAGATCCGTGACACGGTGGGGGACCGTAAGGTGCTCTTAGGTCTCTCCGGTGGGGTTGATTCTTCGGTCGTTGGCGTGCTCTTGCACCGGGCGATTGGGGACCAGTTGGTTTCCATCTTCGTTGACCACGGTCTTCTGCGTAAAAACGAAGCCCAGCAGGTCATGGACATGTTGGGTGGTAAGTTTGGCTTGAACATTATCAAGGTCGATGCTCAGGAACGGTTCCTCAGCAAGTTGGCCGGTGTAACCGACCCTGAGCAAAAGCGTAAAATCATTGGAAACGAGTTTATCCAGGTGTTCAATGATGAAGCCACTAAGCTCAATGGGATTGATTTCCTGGCCCAGGGAACCCTGTACACCGATGTGATTGAGTCTGGTACCGATACGGCCCAAACGATTAAGTCCCACCACAACGTTGGTGGCTTGCCTGAAGACATGCACTTCCAGCTGATTGAGCCGCTTAATAAGCTCTTCAAGGACGAGGTCCGTGAGATGGGGGAGAAGTTGGGCATGCCCCATGAGATGGTTTGGCGGCAACCTTTCCCTGGCCCTGGTTTAGGTATCCGGATTATGGGTGCCGTTACCGAGGACAAGCTCAAGATTGTCCGGGATTCCGACTGGATTCTACGGGACGAAGTGGCCAAGGCCGGTCTAGAAGACCAGGTTTGGCAGTACTTCACCGTTTTGACCAATGTCCGTTCGGTCGGTGTGATGGGGGACTTTCGGACCTACGATTACACCGTTGCTGTCCGGGCCATCACCTCGGTCGATGGGATGACGGCCGACTTTGCTCGTCTACCTTGGGATCTCTTACAACGGGTTTCATCCCGAATTGTTAATGAGGTCGACCACGTTAACCGCGTAGTCTATGACATTACCTCTAAGCCACCGGCAACTGTCGAGTGGGAATGA
- a CDS encoding helix-turn-helix transcriptional regulator, which yields MITDIFSERLKIVRKAKNLTQLQLAQKLNLSKRTVSAYEQGLSYPSLETFVKLCEMMETSADYLLGMSDNLHFKADGLTDSQVEALLQFTTLIQNANIVLEREQNDN from the coding sequence ATGATTACAGATATCTTCAGTGAAAGACTAAAAATCGTCCGTAAAGCGAAAAATTTAACACAACTTCAACTAGCTCAAAAATTAAATCTTAGTAAAAGAACAGTCTCCGCCTATGAGCAGGGACTGTCTTATCCATCACTGGAAACATTCGTAAAACTCTGTGAAATGATGGAAACTTCGGCTGATTACCTCCTAGGTATGTCAGACAATTTGCACTTCAAAGCTGACGGCCTAACCGATAGTCAGGTAGAAGCTCTACTTCAATTCACAACATTAATTCAGAACGCTAACATTGTTCTTGAAAGGGAACAAAATGATAACTAA
- the recU gene encoding Holliday junction resolvase RecU, whose amino-acid sequence MHQQSSAANAVSAAKLSQRGMRYGRRGMGLEDEINLANEYYLANHLAVIHKKPTPVTIVGVDYPARSAAKITEAYFQKPSTTDYNGVYQGRYLDFDAKETRNKTSFPMKNFHAHQIEHLAAIIAQGGIGFVIIKFSALSESYLYAGPLLIRQWQEMDGRHSIPYQQIAEAGYLIPAGLNPSLDYLKVVDQLIADWQQWL is encoded by the coding sequence ATGCATCAGCAGTCATCAGCGGCTAATGCGGTTTCAGCGGCTAAACTCAGCCAAAGGGGCATGCGTTATGGTCGCCGGGGCATGGGTCTAGAAGATGAAATTAACCTGGCCAATGAGTACTACCTGGCGAACCACCTGGCCGTTATTCATAAAAAACCCACCCCAGTAACCATCGTGGGGGTTGACTACCCAGCCCGTTCTGCGGCTAAAATCACCGAGGCTTACTTCCAAAAGCCATCCACAACTGACTATAACGGGGTTTACCAGGGTCGTTACTTGGACTTTGATGCCAAGGAAACCCGCAATAAAACCTCATTTCCCATGAAGAACTTTCACGCTCACCAAATTGAGCACTTGGCTGCCATTATCGCCCAGGGCGGAATTGGCTTTGTCATTATTAAGTTTAGCGCCTTGTCCGAATCTTACCTGTACGCCGGACCACTCTTAATCCGGCAGTGGCAGGAGATGGATGGGCGACATTCGATTCCCTACCAGCAAATTGCTGAAGCGGGATATCTGATACCGGCTGGGTTAAATCCTAGCCTGGATTATTTGAAAGTGGTTGACCAGTTGATTGCCGATTGGCAGCAGTGGTTGTAG
- a CDS encoding transglycosylase domain-containing protein: protein MSKKDQEKRPKAGDAKAPKSIFGFTLPQHWFRRLIKWLGLFAVAIFICASALITYYIATAPKITESNLAAENATRIYDKNGDIVWSMATQNRDYASDSDIPASLKQAVVSIEDRRFYKHHGVDPIRIFGAFVSNLKGSSLGMQGGSTLTQQLIKLSVFSTSSADQNLKRKTQEIWLATQVENHYSKNQILDFYINKVYMGHGIYGMKTAAEYYYNKPLKDLDLAQLALLAGIPQSPNNYDPYLKDNSAAKNRRDLVLEAMAKYGAISDKQADDAKQESVSEGLQDISGKAAATDEQRKIVDGYVTSALSEAKDMGYDTSRAGLKIYTNLDMRLQKKLYNTANGDGGVDFPSKSLQMGATMTDPDTGQVVAQLGGRNLDSTFGINRATQEVRSGGSSVKPLVDYGPAIEYLNWPTYRTVEDKKYRYPGTDISVYDWDHQFMGDMTMRSAMVLSRNIPAIKTLEAVGPTRSTNFLKKLGITPATTPEGSAALGISISTEQEAGAFGAIANGGTYYRPSYVNKIVTADGTVRKNKVTGKRAMKESTAFMLTDMMKGVLGYMGTASDAAIDGLHQAGKSGLVAYDERAGMPDKAVSDSWFTGYTRSYVLSVWMGYDQPNQPGHYIDWDDQDLPAKYYKQIMSYAMEDKKNADWHAPSSVTSLVRNNITEYEIKGANWSNGGLPSVYSINGTGANAGEEESSSSSSEYASSTSQTSQYSQSQPSTTSSSEPAYSSSSDAGNAPAASSSQAPASSSSANSSFVLPSRRTN from the coding sequence ATGTCAAAAAAGGATCAAGAAAAGCGCCCCAAGGCGGGTGATGCCAAGGCCCCTAAAAGTATTTTTGGGTTTACCTTGCCACAACACTGGTTCCGGCGCCTGATTAAGTGGCTCGGTCTTTTTGCCGTAGCCATCTTTATCTGTGCTTCGGCCCTGATTACTTATTACATTGCGACCGCTCCTAAAATTACTGAGTCTAATTTAGCGGCTGAGAATGCGACCCGGATTTACGATAAGAACGGGGACATTGTCTGGTCAATGGCTACGCAAAACCGGGACTACGCCAGTGACAGTGATATTCCGGCTTCCCTGAAGCAGGCCGTGGTTTCGATTGAAGACCGCCGTTTTTACAAGCACCACGGCGTTGACCCCATTCGGATTTTTGGAGCCTTTGTCAGCAATCTGAAGGGTTCTTCCCTGGGCATGCAGGGTGGCTCAACCCTGACCCAGCAGTTGATTAAGCTATCAGTCTTTAGTACTTCTAGTGCCGATCAAAACCTGAAGCGTAAGACCCAGGAAATTTGGTTGGCTACCCAGGTCGAAAACCATTATTCCAAGAACCAGATTCTAGACTTCTATATCAACAAGGTCTACATGGGTCATGGTATTTACGGTATGAAGACGGCGGCCGAGTACTACTACAATAAGCCGCTCAAGGACCTGGATTTGGCCCAGTTGGCCCTCTTAGCTGGCATCCCACAGTCTCCAAACAACTATGATCCATACTTGAAGGACAACAGTGCCGCTAAGAACCGACGAGACTTGGTCTTAGAGGCGATGGCTAAGTACGGTGCGATTTCTGATAAGCAGGCCGATGATGCCAAGCAGGAATCAGTATCGGAAGGCCTGCAAGACATTAGCGGCAAGGCGGCTGCTACTGATGAGCAGCGCAAGATTGTCGATGGCTATGTAACTTCGGCCCTCTCAGAGGCTAAGGACATGGGTTATGACACGAGCCGGGCTGGTTTGAAAATTTACACTAACCTCGACATGCGTCTGCAAAAGAAGCTTTATAACACCGCCAACGGTGATGGGGGCGTTGATTTCCCAAGCAAGAGCTTGCAGATGGGCGCAACCATGACTGACCCCGATACTGGTCAGGTGGTTGCCCAACTCGGTGGCCGTAACTTGGATAGTACCTTTGGTATCAACCGGGCGACCCAGGAGGTCCGTTCGGGTGGCTCCTCGGTTAAGCCGTTGGTGGACTACGGTCCTGCCATTGAGTACTTGAACTGGCCAACCTATCGGACGGTCGAAGATAAGAAGTACCGTTATCCAGGAACTGACATCTCGGTTTATGACTGGGACCACCAGTTCATGGGGGATATGACCATGCGTTCGGCGATGGTCTTGTCCCGTAATATTCCGGCGATTAAAACCTTGGAAGCCGTTGGTCCAACCCGGTCAACTAACTTCTTGAAGAAACTGGGTATCACCCCGGCAACCACTCCAGAGGGATCAGCTGCCCTGGGTATCTCAATTTCAACTGAGCAAGAAGCGGGGGCCTTTGGCGCCATTGCCAACGGTGGTACCTACTACCGGCCATCTTACGTGAATAAAATTGTGACGGCCGATGGTACTGTTCGTAAAAATAAGGTAACCGGTAAGCGGGCAATGAAGGAAAGTACTGCCTTCATGCTGACCGATATGATGAAGGGTGTTCTTGGTTATATGGGAACCGCCTCGGATGCGGCCATCGATGGCCTGCACCAGGCTGGTAAGTCTGGACTGGTGGCCTATGATGAACGGGCCGGCATGCCTGACAAGGCTGTGTCGGATTCCTGGTTTACGGGTTATACCCGGTCCTATGTACTCTCGGTTTGGATGGGTTATGACCAGCCCAACCAGCCTGGCCACTACATTGACTGGGACGACCAGGACCTGCCAGCTAAGTACTATAAGCAGATTATGAGCTATGCCATGGAAGATAAGAAGAATGCCGACTGGCATGCACCTAGTTCGGTTACTTCCCTGGTCCGCAATAACATCACCGAGTACGAAATCAAGGGGGCCAATTGGAGTAACGGCGGCCTGCCTTCGGTTTATTCGATTAATGGTACCGGTGCTAACGCCGGTGAAGAAGAGAGTAGCAGTAGCAGCAGCGAATATGCTTCTAGCACCAGTCAGACCAGCCAGTACAGCCAAAGCCAGCCAAGCACTACCAGTAGTAGTGAACCGGCTTACAGCTCTTCTAGTGATGCCGGTAATGCACCAGCTGCTAGCAGCAGTCAGGCGCCGGCTAGTTCCTCGAGTGCCAATTCTTCCTTTGTCTTACCGAGCCGGCGGACGAATTAG
- a CDS encoding DUF1273 domain-containing protein: protein MSRLWVSGYRSYELSVFSNQDPKLKVIRYALERILRDYFENGVDWVITGGQPGIEQWVVKAVKDLQADYPEVKVAMLLPFEEFGSQWKPERQQQLAALKSQADFVTAVYRGGYQNGGQLAQYQRFIMDNTDLAHLVYDREYPGKTKFELEGIERYQRQAPYPLALTGMDDLQEYANDYQESQQPW, encoded by the coding sequence ATGTCTAGATTATGGGTGAGCGGCTATCGCAGCTATGAACTCAGCGTTTTTTCCAACCAGGATCCCAAGCTTAAAGTCATCCGTTACGCCCTGGAGCGCATTTTAAGGGATTACTTTGAAAACGGGGTTGACTGGGTTATTACCGGTGGCCAGCCCGGCATTGAGCAGTGGGTGGTCAAGGCGGTGAAAGATCTCCAGGCTGACTATCCGGAGGTTAAGGTGGCCATGCTGCTGCCCTTTGAAGAATTTGGTAGCCAGTGGAAGCCGGAACGCCAGCAGCAGTTGGCAGCCTTAAAGTCCCAGGCCGACTTTGTGACGGCCGTTTACCGTGGTGGTTATCAAAATGGAGGCCAGCTGGCTCAGTACCAGCGTTTTATCATGGATAATACCGATTTGGCCCACCTGGTTTATGACCGGGAATATCCTGGTAAAACCAAGTTTGAGTTAGAAGGCATCGAGCGTTATCAAAGGCAGGCGCCTTATCCACTAGCCCTGACCGGTATGGATGACTTGCAGGAATACGCCAATGACTACCAAGAGAGCCAGCAGCCCTGGTAA
- a CDS encoding DivIVA domain-containing protein, producing MVQVKYTQKDIYERVFKQKRMGVGYDPQDVDDFLDDIINDYGIFNERIEELQTEVGRLQTALKQAQAELANRGQSGKAPAQPKEEAIVATKANSQPTSAASEQPAHQAAHQEPESAAAAPVKEATNLDLIKRVANLERAVFGHERS from the coding sequence GTGGTTCAAGTAAAATATACGCAAAAAGATATTTACGAGCGCGTCTTCAAGCAGAAGCGGATGGGCGTTGGTTACGATCCCCAAGACGTTGATGATTTCTTGGATGACATCATTAACGATTACGGTATTTTTAACGAACGGATCGAGGAACTTCAAACCGAAGTTGGTCGGTTGCAAACCGCTCTTAAGCAGGCCCAAGCTGAACTGGCTAACCGTGGGCAATCTGGTAAGGCGCCAGCCCAGCCCAAGGAAGAAGCGATTGTGGCCACCAAGGCCAATTCCCAGCCGACTAGTGCTGCCAGTGAGCAACCTGCTCACCAAGCTGCCCATCAGGAACCTGAATCAGCTGCTGCTGCGCCAGTCAAGGAAGCCACTAACCTGGACTTGATTAAGCGGGTGGCTAACTTGGAGCGGGCGGTCTTTGGCCACGAGCGTTCTTAA
- a CDS encoding ABC transporter substrate-binding protein/permease, producing MQKKKFTRWMSGLLAALIVLTTALPAALSTSTASAADTDPALTKIQKKGELVVGLSADYAPYEFHMRDGNQDKIVGFDISLAQAIADKLGVKLVIKDMGFDALLGAMKTGKIDIIISGMSATPEREQEVDFSNVYLKAPQAMLILRKNSDKYTTNLNTFSGKKIGAQTQTVQETIAKGIPGAQVVSLQKFPNLISQLTQGVISGIVAEEPIANAYVQQNHAFKVIYPNYGQDQTGQTAVAMPKDSPVLKAKINQVVDKVTTDGQFKQWEKKANEQMFADQNQGFWQKYGHYFITGTEVTLALAVVGVLIGVTLGTLLALMKLSAVWVIKALGNIYVEYVRGTPLLVQAFMVFFGAQILGLDLSAFVSGALAMGLNSAAYVAEIIRSGIESVDKGQMEAARSLGFSRNKAMRLVILPQAVRNILPALGNEFVSVIKEGSVVSVIGVGELMYETGVVQGASFRPFLPLVIASLIYFVLTFTISRALGFAERRMTR from the coding sequence ATGCAAAAGAAAAAGTTTACGCGGTGGATGAGTGGTCTACTGGCAGCCTTGATTGTTTTAACGACAGCCCTGCCAGCCGCCCTCAGCACTTCAACGGCCAGTGCGGCTGACACTGATCCAGCCCTCACTAAGATTCAAAAGAAGGGGGAGCTGGTTGTCGGTTTGTCAGCCGACTATGCTCCTTACGAATTTCACATGCGCGATGGCAACCAGGACAAGATTGTCGGCTTTGATATTTCCCTAGCCCAAGCAATTGCGGATAAGTTGGGGGTTAAGCTGGTCATCAAGGACATGGGCTTTGACGCCCTCCTGGGGGCCATGAAGACTGGTAAGATTGATATCATCATCTCTGGGATGTCAGCTACGCCAGAGCGTGAACAGGAGGTTGATTTCTCAAACGTCTACCTCAAGGCTCCTCAGGCCATGCTGATTTTGCGTAAGAATAGCGATAAGTACACCACCAACCTGAATACCTTCTCTGGTAAGAAGATTGGGGCCCAGACCCAGACGGTCCAAGAAACCATCGCTAAGGGCATTCCTGGTGCCCAGGTGGTCAGCTTGCAGAAGTTCCCAAACTTGATTTCACAGCTGACCCAGGGGGTTATTAGCGGGATTGTGGCCGAAGAGCCAATCGCAAACGCCTACGTTCAGCAAAACCACGCCTTTAAGGTTATCTATCCCAACTACGGTCAGGACCAAACTGGTCAAACTGCAGTCGCTATGCCTAAGGATTCACCGGTCCTAAAGGCTAAGATTAACCAAGTCGTTGATAAGGTGACGACTGATGGCCAGTTTAAGCAGTGGGAAAAGAAGGCCAACGAGCAAATGTTTGCCGACCAAAACCAGGGCTTCTGGCAGAAGTACGGCCACTACTTTATTACTGGAACTGAGGTTACGCTGGCCTTAGCCGTGGTTGGGGTCCTGATTGGAGTAACCTTAGGTACGTTGCTCGCCCTGATGAAGCTATCAGCGGTTTGGGTGATTAAGGCCCTTGGTAATATCTACGTCGAATACGTGCGCGGTACGCCTTTGCTAGTCCAGGCCTTCATGGTCTTCTTCGGCGCTCAGATTCTGGGCTTAGACCTGTCAGCCTTTGTTTCCGGTGCCCTGGCCATGGGCTTGAACTCCGCTGCCTATGTTGCTGAGATTATCCGATCTGGGATTGAGTCAGTGGACAAGGGCCAGATGGAAGCCGCCCGCTCCCTTGGCTTTAGCCGGAACAAGGCCATGCGCTTGGTTATCCTACCCCAGGCGGTGCGTAACATTCTGCCGGCTCTTGGTAACGAGTTTGTTTCGGTTATTAAGGAAGGTTCAGTTGTCTCCGTTATCGGGGTTGGTGAACTGATGTATGAGACCGGGGTTGTGCAAGGTGCCTCCTTTAGGCCATTCCTGCCCCTGGTCATTGCCTCTTTGATTTACTTCGTTTTGACCTTTACTATCAGCCGGGCCCTGGGCTTTGCCGAGCGGCGCATGACTCGATAA
- a CDS encoding lactonase family protein yields MALHKILFGTYTKQDSKGVYEAELDTTTQELSNPELVATLTNPTYLALSAANVVYAVENRHGHSGVVAMDNNERPMVELDAQLTEGTAPAYLGVDENRQLVFAGYYHRGMIEVYKIIEDGKLRLADRWYNHGSGPRPEQGSAHIHYADLAPDQRMVAVDLGSDQVITFDVSEEGKLTEVARYQAEAGFGPRHICFSPDGQYAYLLGELSSLLSVLKYNTEDGSFEHVMTASTIPDDWNGHNGAAAIRISHDGKFVYTSNRGHDSVSVFQIHNLGAEIELVQLVSTEGSFPRDMALDPSQNFLVVANQKTDNVSLYDRNHENGELTLVQKDFYIPEGVSVLFEN; encoded by the coding sequence ATGGCACTACATAAGATTTTATTTGGTACCTATACTAAGCAAGACTCTAAAGGGGTTTACGAGGCCGAGCTGGATACCACAACCCAAGAACTGTCTAACCCTGAACTCGTGGCTACTCTCACGAATCCAACCTACCTGGCCCTATCGGCGGCCAACGTGGTTTATGCCGTTGAAAACCGGCACGGCCACAGCGGTGTGGTTGCCATGGACAACAATGAGCGGCCAATGGTCGAATTGGATGCCCAGTTAACTGAAGGAACTGCCCCCGCCTACCTCGGCGTTGATGAAAACCGGCAACTGGTTTTTGCTGGCTACTATCACCGCGGGATGATTGAGGTCTATAAAATTATTGAGGATGGTAAGTTACGCCTGGCTGACCGTTGGTACAATCACGGTTCTGGTCCCCGTCCTGAGCAAGGTTCGGCCCACATTCACTACGCTGACCTCGCCCCTGACCAGCGGATGGTCGCTGTTGACCTAGGTAGTGACCAGGTCATTACCTTCGATGTTTCAGAAGAAGGCAAGTTGACTGAAGTAGCTCGTTACCAAGCCGAAGCTGGTTTTGGTCCCCGTCACATCTGCTTCTCCCCTGATGGTCAATATGCCTACCTGCTGGGTGAGCTTTCCAGTCTGCTCAGCGTGCTCAAGTACAACACCGAGGACGGATCCTTTGAACACGTGATGACCGCTTCGACCATTCCTGATGATTGGAATGGCCACAACGGTGCCGCCGCTATCCGGATTTCCCACGATGGTAAATTTGTCTACACTTCTAACCGCGGCCACGATTCGGTCAGCGTTTTCCAGATTCATAACCTGGGCGCTGAAATTGAACTGGTCCAGCTAGTTAGCACTGAGGGTAGCTTCCCCCGGGACATGGCCCTTGATCCGAGCCAGAACTTCCTGGTTGTCGCTAATCAGAAAACTGACAACGTTTCCCTCTACGACCGTAACCATGAAAATGGTGAGCTGACCCTAGTCCAAAAGGACTTCTATATCCCAGAAGGTGTTAGCGTTCTCTTTGAAAATTAA
- a CDS encoding AI-2E family transporter has protein sequence MQKEPRSWYNRWFGSQNLIKRLVTVLLVLLIILLMWQVRFILTPIFAIFSAVGAPIIIAGVLYYLLHPLVKFLVEKIRLPRRLSIGLVMVVLLVIIVSILAVVFHVMRDQTVAFIHNWPTYWTRTQNFINTTLTNSDYHNVRSFLNQTNSNLNDTVLDWGKKYISTGLAGITNIASQITSIGVILVSTPFILYYMLLDGHKFSGFIADKLPTQLGGSVKNLLTEISQQIARYIRGQLGVGLAVIIMFSIGYTIIGMPYGILLAIMAGLFNMIPYVGSILAQVPVFAVALVTGGPKLLLLAVVVLVFEQPIEAHVIAPKILGDALSIHPVTVIVVLLTGGHVFGVLGIILAVPTYAVLKVIVTHLYRWWRQNSVLFDDIPEVGTEEEHD, from the coding sequence GTGCAAAAAGAACCACGCAGCTGGTACAACCGCTGGTTTGGCAGTCAAAATTTAATTAAACGCCTGGTAACGGTCTTACTGGTACTGCTGATTATCTTGTTAATGTGGCAGGTCCGTTTTATTTTGACGCCGATTTTTGCCATCTTTTCGGCAGTTGGTGCGCCAATTATTATTGCTGGGGTGCTGTACTATCTTTTGCACCCCCTAGTTAAGTTCCTGGTGGAGAAGATTCGCCTACCACGCCGCCTATCAATCGGCTTAGTCATGGTTGTCTTACTGGTGATTATTGTCAGCATCCTGGCGGTGGTCTTCCACGTGATGCGGGACCAGACGGTCGCCTTTATTCACAACTGGCCAACCTACTGGACGCGGACGCAGAACTTTATTAATACCACCCTGACTAACAGTGACTATCACAATGTTCGAAGCTTTTTGAACCAAACCAACTCGAACCTTAACGACACGGTCCTAGACTGGGGTAAGAAGTACATCAGCACTGGTTTAGCCGGCATTACCAACATTGCCTCTCAAATCACAAGCATTGGCGTTATTCTGGTTTCAACGCCCTTTATCCTGTACTACATGCTCTTAGACGGACATAAGTTTTCTGGTTTTATTGCCGACAAGCTGCCTACCCAGTTAGGTGGTTCGGTTAAGAACTTACTGACGGAAATCAGCCAGCAGATTGCCCGTTATATCCGGGGCCAACTGGGTGTTGGGCTGGCCGTGATTATCATGTTCTCGATTGGCTACACCATCATTGGCATGCCTTACGGGATTTTGCTGGCCATTATGGCCGGTCTCTTTAACATGATTCCTTATGTTGGATCGATTTTGGCCCAGGTGCCGGTCTTTGCGGTTGCCCTGGTGACAGGGGGACCTAAGCTCCTGCTCCTAGCAGTGGTGGTCTTGGTCTTTGAGCAACCAATTGAAGCCCACGTGATTGCCCCTAAGATTCTGGGGGATGCGTTGTCGATTCATCCGGTGACTGTGATTGTGGTCTTACTGACCGGCGGCCACGTCTTTGGGGTCTTAGGCATTATCTTAGCCGTGCCAACCTATGCGGTGCTGAAGGTAATTGTGACCCATCTTTACCGTTGGTGGCGGCAGAACTCAGTCCTATTTGATGACATCCCTGAAGTCGGGACCGAGGAAGAGCATGACTAA
- a CDS encoding tRNA (cytidine(34)-2'-O)-methyltransferase yields MTNHIVLFEPLMPANTGNIARTTAATDAVLHLIEPLGFELDDKHVKRAGLDYWDHVQLVSHPDLPSFLETLKPTDQLYLVSKFANQDYTQPDYQAAGDQYFLFGKETTGLPEVFMRQNPEKAIRIPQDDQQVRSLNLSNTVAIVLYEALRQQGFAGLETTHHYQQDKLK; encoded by the coding sequence ATGACTAATCACATCGTTTTATTTGAACCCTTAATGCCGGCTAACACTGGTAACATTGCCCGGACCACGGCGGCGACCGACGCGGTCTTGCACTTAATTGAACCACTGGGTTTTGAACTCGATGATAAGCACGTGAAGCGGGCGGGCTTGGATTACTGGGACCATGTTCAGTTGGTCAGCCATCCCGATTTACCCAGTTTTTTGGAAACTTTAAAGCCGACTGATCAGCTCTACCTGGTTTCCAAGTTTGCCAACCAGGACTATACCCAACCGGATTATCAGGCCGCAGGGGACCAATACTTCCTCTTTGGTAAGGAAACGACTGGTTTGCCCGAAGTATTTATGCGTCAGAATCCAGAAAAGGCCATCCGCATTCCCCAAGATGACCAGCAGGTGCGGTCCTTGAACCTATCGAATACGGTGGCCATTGTCCTTTATGAGGCTCTGCGTCAGCAAGGCTTTGCTGGCCTGGAAACGACCCATCATTACCAGCAGGACAAGTTAAAATAA